A stretch of Pyrenophora tritici-repentis strain M4 chromosome 7, whole genome shotgun sequence DNA encodes these proteins:
- a CDS encoding zinc finger protein, whose protein sequence is MQTFDMTFICKKCKKAFRKDAREFEDADEYCPHCDNHFVLEAKTPKASLQVEGEDARIDSRMLKDDRVRGEEMRTIFDVKEAPNKLG, encoded by the exons ATGCAGACGTTTGATATGACGTTTATCTGCAAAAAGTGCAAGAAGGCTTTCCGCAAGGATGCGCGCGAGTTCGAGGACGC TGACGAGTACTGCCCGCACTGCGACAACCACTTTGTCTTAGAGGCCAAGACTCCAAAGGCCTCGCTACAGGTCGAGGGCGAGGATGCACGCATTGACTCCCG CATGCTGAAGGATGACCGTGTACGAGGCGAGGAGATGCGCACTATATTCGATGTCAAGGAGGCACCCAACAAGCTGGGTTGA
- a CDS encoding PRE1, 20S proteasome, translated as MKLQDTRITPSKICLVDTHVALAFAGLNADARILVDKARLEAQSHRLTVEDPVSIEYITKYIAGVQQRYTQSGGVRPFGISTLIVGFDPNDKTPRLYQTEPSGIYSAWKANAIGRSSKTVREFLERNHKEGMDREETIKLTVKSLLEVVQTGAKNIEIAIMAPGKPIEMLPVEDIEKYVENINTEKQEEAANRRPGRQPGTGQAAILTRQTPAEGSGSGGA; from the exons ATGAAGCTGCAAGATACCCGAATTACCCCCTCCAAGATCTGCCTCGTGGACACTCATGTTGCCCTTGCCTTTGCTGGTCTCAACGCCGATGCCCGCATTCTTGTCGACAAGGCCCGCCTGGAGGCGCAATCACATCGTCTCACAGTCGAAGACCCGGTATCGATAGAGTACATTACCAAGTACATTGCAGGAGTGCAGCAGCGATACACTCAGAGTGGTGGTGTCCGTCCATTCGGTATCAGCACGCTCATAGTCGGCTTCGACCCCAACGACAAGACCCCGCGCCTGTACCAGACCGAGCCCTCTGGTATCTACTCGGCATG GAAAGCAAATGCGATTGGTCGGTCGAGCAAGACAGTCCGCGAGTTCCTCGAGCGCAACCACAAGGAAGGCATGGACCGGGAAGAGACGATCAAGCTGACCGTCAAGTCGCTGTTGGAGGTGGTGCAGACGGGTGCGAAGAACATTGAGATTGCCATCATGGCACCGGGCAAGCCCATCGAGATGTTGCCTGTCGAGGACATTGAGAAGTACGTGGAGAACATCAATACAGAAAAGCAGGAGGAGGCGGCCAACAGGAGGCCCGGACGACAACCGGGCACTGGCCAGGCTGCTATCCTCACTCGCCAGACCCCCGCTGAGGGCTCAGGATCTGGTGGCGCGTAG